A single Polynucleobacter acidiphobus DNA region contains:
- the pgsA gene encoding CDP-diacylglycerol--glycerol-3-phosphate 3-phosphatidyltransferase, with product MPFNLPIALTWLRVAAIPLLVGIFYLPNDWLSLTEKNIFSTGLFIFAAITDWLDGFLARRMNQESAFGQFLDPVADKLIVAAALLVLLNLDRVQAWVALVIIGREITISALREWMAQVGASRSVAVHMVGKLKTTAQLIAIPFLLFNGQILGIHSSLLGTWLIWIAAFLTLWSMFYYLQKALPQLTNKP from the coding sequence ATGCCATTTAATTTACCCATCGCCTTGACCTGGCTGCGTGTAGCGGCCATTCCATTATTGGTGGGCATTTTCTATTTACCCAATGATTGGTTGTCGCTCACTGAGAAAAATATATTCTCAACTGGACTTTTTATTTTTGCCGCGATTACGGACTGGTTAGATGGATTTTTAGCAAGACGGATGAACCAAGAGTCGGCCTTTGGTCAGTTTTTAGATCCTGTGGCTGATAAATTAATTGTGGCCGCTGCTTTGTTGGTATTGCTCAATTTGGATCGGGTGCAGGCTTGGGTGGCATTGGTCATTATTGGGCGTGAGATCACGATTTCTGCTCTGCGTGAGTGGATGGCGCAAGTTGGTGCCTCACGCAGCGTTGCCGTGCATATGGTTGGTAAATTAAAAACGACCGCCCAGCTAATTGCTATCCCCTTTTTGCTATTCAATGGGCAAATTTTGGGTATCCACAGCTCTCTTTTGGGAACTTGGCTGATTTGGATTGCAGCTTTTCTGACGCTTTGGTCCATGTTTTACTACCTACAAAAAGCCTTACCGCAATTAACCAATAAGCCGTAA